A section of the Saccharopolyspora gregorii genome encodes:
- a CDS encoding metal-dependent transcriptional regulator — protein sequence MAERPSASVEDYVRAIYGLTERGVAVTNATLTQRLGLSPSSVSGMITKLAQLGLVTHIRYRSVELTAEGRRLAYDVLRRHRLLELFLVEVLDYTWDEVHPEADALEHAVSDELIEHIAAKLGHPTHDPHGDPIPTADGVVEKPTTRLLDQVEPGTVGTIARVWDTDSELLRYLTDHGMILGARIEVVERKPFGGPLVVRVGEPAEAETHFLGTEIASTLSIRS from the coding sequence ATGGCCGAACGCCCTTCGGCGTCCGTGGAGGACTACGTCCGGGCGATCTACGGGCTCACCGAGCGCGGGGTGGCCGTGACCAACGCGACGCTGACGCAGCGGCTGGGGCTCAGCCCCTCCTCCGTCTCCGGGATGATCACCAAGCTGGCCCAGCTGGGGCTGGTCACGCACATCCGCTACCGCAGCGTCGAACTCACCGCGGAAGGCCGCAGGCTCGCCTACGACGTGCTGCGCAGGCACCGGCTGCTGGAGCTGTTCCTGGTGGAGGTCCTCGACTACACCTGGGACGAGGTGCACCCGGAGGCCGACGCGCTGGAGCACGCCGTCTCCGACGAGCTCATCGAGCACATCGCCGCGAAGCTCGGCCACCCCACCCACGACCCGCACGGCGACCCCATCCCCACCGCGGACGGCGTCGTGGAGAAGCCCACCACCCGGCTGCTGGACCAGGTCGAACCGGGCACCGTCGGCACCATCGCGCGGGTCTGGGACACGGATTCGGAGCTGCTGCGCTACCTCACCGACCACGGGATGATCCTCGGCGCGCGCATCGAGGTGGTGGAGCGCAAACCGTTCGGCGGCCCGCTCGTGGTGCGAGTGGGGGAACCGGCGGAGGCCGAGACGCACTTCCTCGGCACCGAGATCGCGAGCACGCTGTCCATCCGCAGCTGA
- a CDS encoding metal ABC transporter permease yields MNDLAIWLLEPLQFGFMRRALLVSVVAALVCAVLSCWVTLIGWSLLGDAVSHAVLPGVVLAYVFALPFSVGAFLFGGLSVAMIGAVRGTTKLKGDTAIGVVFTGLFALGVVLISRIPSQVDLNHILFGNVLGVTDGDIAQVLVISAITLAVAVLKRRDLTLYAFDPTHAHAIGLQPRRIGALLLTMLALTVVVALQAVGVILVTAMLITPGATAFLLTRRFPRMLAVAAALSVGSGIAGTYLSFHLDTSTGGMIVCCQAALFLLTYLFAPGQGLFRELLRRRARRAEAATAG; encoded by the coding sequence ATGAACGACCTCGCGATCTGGCTGCTGGAACCGCTGCAGTTCGGCTTCATGCGGCGCGCGCTGCTGGTCAGCGTGGTGGCGGCACTGGTGTGCGCCGTGCTGTCCTGCTGGGTGACGCTGATCGGCTGGTCGCTGCTCGGCGACGCCGTCTCGCACGCCGTGCTGCCCGGTGTGGTGCTGGCCTACGTGTTCGCGCTGCCGTTCTCCGTCGGCGCGTTCCTGTTCGGCGGCCTGTCCGTGGCCATGATCGGTGCGGTGCGCGGCACCACGAAGCTCAAGGGCGACACCGCGATCGGCGTGGTGTTCACCGGGCTCTTCGCGCTGGGCGTGGTGCTGATCTCGCGGATCCCCAGCCAGGTCGACCTCAACCACATCCTGTTCGGCAACGTCCTCGGCGTCACCGACGGCGACATCGCGCAGGTGCTGGTGATCAGCGCGATCACGCTGGCGGTGGCGGTGCTGAAGCGGCGCGACCTCACGCTGTACGCGTTCGACCCCACCCACGCGCACGCCATCGGGCTGCAGCCGCGGCGGATCGGCGCGCTGCTGCTGACGATGCTGGCGCTGACCGTGGTCGTCGCGCTGCAGGCCGTCGGCGTCATCCTGGTGACCGCGATGCTGATCACGCCAGGGGCGACCGCGTTCCTGCTGACCAGGCGCTTCCCCCGGATGCTGGCGGTGGCCGCGGCGCTGTCGGTCGGCAGCGGGATCGCGGGCACCTACCTGAGCTTCCACCTGGACACCTCGACCGGCGGGATGATCGTGTGCTGCCAGGCCGCGCTGTTCCTGCTCACCTACCTGTTCGCACCCGGGCAGGGGCTGTTCCGGGAGCTGCTGCGGCGGCGCGCGCGGCGCGCGGAGGCCGCCACCGCCGGATAG
- a CDS encoding metal ABC transporter ATP-binding protein, with product MSVQARHVTVSYREALALDDVTVDIASGQVCGLLGVNGSGKSTLFKALMGLVRPDRGEIRLLGRDPKRARRDGLVAYVPQSEAIDATFPVTVADVVLMGRYGRMGITRRARPADRAAVAEALDRVGLTDLARNPIGALSGGQRKRAFVARGIAQGAELLLLDEPFAGVDKGSEAMIADLLRGLRDEGRTIMISTHDLAGAPALCDEAVLLHQRVLAHGPVDDVLAPEVLARTFGVPGGVR from the coding sequence ATGAGCGTGCAGGCCCGGCACGTGACCGTCTCCTACCGCGAAGCGCTCGCCCTCGACGACGTGACCGTGGACATCGCCTCCGGGCAGGTCTGCGGGCTGCTCGGGGTCAACGGATCCGGCAAGTCCACCCTGTTCAAAGCGCTGATGGGGCTGGTGCGCCCCGACCGCGGCGAGATCCGGCTCCTCGGCCGCGACCCGAAGCGCGCCCGCCGCGACGGACTCGTCGCCTACGTGCCGCAGTCCGAGGCGATCGACGCCACGTTCCCCGTCACCGTCGCCGACGTGGTGCTGATGGGCCGCTACGGGCGGATGGGGATCACCCGCCGCGCCCGGCCCGCCGACCGGGCCGCGGTCGCCGAGGCGCTGGACCGCGTCGGGCTCACCGACCTCGCGCGCAACCCCATCGGCGCGCTCTCCGGCGGCCAGCGCAAGCGCGCCTTCGTCGCCCGCGGGATCGCCCAGGGCGCCGAGCTGCTGCTGCTCGACGAACCGTTCGCCGGGGTGGACAAGGGTTCCGAGGCCATGATCGCCGACCTGCTGCGGGGACTGCGCGACGAAGGCCGCACCATCATGATCTCCACGCACGACCTGGCCGGCGCCCCCGCGCTGTGCGACGAGGCCGTGCTGCTGCACCAGCGGGTCCTCGCCCACGGCCCCGTCGACGACGTGCTCGCCCCCGAAGTGCTGGCCCGCACCTTCGGCGTGCCGGGAGGAGTCCGATGA
- a CDS encoding metal ABC transporter substrate-binding protein, which yields MRRTFRCGRRAAAGIAALAAALPLVAGCDAGLGRAEDGKPSVVTTFTVLADMTRAVAGDRITVDSITKPGAEVHGYEPTPSDLLTAAKSDLVLDNGLGLESWFAQFVERSEAPHVTLSEGVDPIPVAAGGTRGAANPHAWMSPRNAKTYVANIRDALSRIDPAHAAEFRANADDYTRRLDEIERYLRTELDRIPARQRALVTCEGAFSYLTRDAGLQEAYLWPVNSDSEGTPQQIKNTTRFVQQQDVPAVFCESTVNDKAQRQVAEETGARLGGTLYVDSLSEPGGPVPTYLDLLRHDAETIVAGLSGGAR from the coding sequence GTGCGGCGAACTTTCCGGTGTGGCAGGCGTGCCGCGGCCGGGATCGCCGCGCTGGCCGCCGCGCTGCCGCTCGTCGCCGGGTGCGACGCCGGGCTCGGACGGGCCGAGGACGGCAAGCCCTCGGTGGTCACCACCTTCACCGTCCTCGCCGACATGACCAGGGCCGTCGCGGGCGACCGGATCACCGTCGACTCGATCACCAAGCCCGGCGCCGAGGTGCACGGCTACGAGCCCACGCCCAGCGACCTGCTCACCGCCGCGAAGTCCGACCTGGTGCTGGACAACGGCCTCGGCCTGGAGAGCTGGTTCGCCCAGTTCGTCGAACGCAGCGAAGCCCCGCACGTGACCCTGAGCGAAGGCGTCGACCCGATCCCGGTCGCCGCGGGCGGCACCCGCGGCGCCGCCAACCCGCACGCCTGGATGTCCCCGCGCAACGCCAAGACCTACGTCGCGAACATCCGCGACGCGCTCAGCCGGATCGACCCCGCGCACGCCGCCGAGTTCCGCGCCAACGCCGACGACTACACCCGACGGCTCGACGAGATCGAGCGCTACCTGCGCACCGAGCTCGACCGGATCCCCGCGCGGCAGCGGGCACTGGTCACCTGCGAAGGCGCCTTCTCCTACCTGACCAGGGACGCGGGCCTGCAGGAGGCGTACCTGTGGCCGGTCAACAGCGACTCCGAAGGCACCCCGCAGCAGATCAAGAACACCACCCGCTTCGTGCAGCAGCAGGACGTGCCCGCCGTGTTCTGCGAATCGACCGTGAACGACAAGGCGCAGCGCCAGGTGGCCGAGGAGACCGGGGCGCGGCTCGGCGGCACCCTCTACGTCGACTCGCTGTCCGAACCCGGCGGGCCCGTGCCCACCTACCTCGACCTGTTGCGCCACGACGCCGAGACCATCGTCGCCGGACTCTCCGGAGGTGCCCGATGA
- the rlmN gene encoding 23S rRNA (adenine(2503)-C(2))-methyltransferase RlmN, producing the protein MSTSLPLVFDAPKRGLPPRHLADLSVEERRAAVGELGEKPFRAKQLAHHYFGRLNADVESMTDIPAASRAKLGADLLPTLLTQVRTLDTDEGTTRKTLWRAHDGTLIESVLMRYTDRATVCISSQAGCGMACPFCATGQGGLQRNLSTAEIVDQVRTAAAMLRDGEVPGGPGRLSNVVFMGMGEPLANYKRVISAVRRICDPAPEGLGLSQRSVTVSTVGLVPAIKRMTEEQLHVTLAVSLHTPDDELRDTLVPVNNRWKVAEVLEAARGYADHTGRRVSIEYALIRDINDQPWRADLLGKLLHKHLGQFAHVNLIPLNPTPGSKWDASPKPVQREFVQRVRDAGVPCTVRDTRGQEIAAACGQLAAEA; encoded by the coding sequence ATGTCGACTTCACTTCCGCTGGTCTTCGACGCGCCCAAGCGCGGCCTGCCCCCTCGTCACCTCGCCGACCTGTCGGTCGAGGAGCGCCGCGCCGCGGTGGGCGAGCTCGGGGAGAAGCCGTTCCGCGCGAAGCAGCTCGCGCACCACTACTTCGGCCGGCTCAACGCCGACGTGGAGTCGATGACCGACATCCCCGCGGCGAGCCGGGCCAAGCTCGGCGCGGACCTGCTGCCCACCCTGCTCACGCAGGTGCGGACGCTGGACACCGACGAGGGCACCACCCGCAAGACGCTGTGGCGGGCGCACGACGGCACGCTCATCGAGAGCGTCCTGATGCGCTACACCGACCGCGCCACCGTCTGCATCTCCAGCCAGGCGGGCTGCGGCATGGCCTGCCCGTTCTGCGCGACCGGGCAGGGCGGTCTGCAGCGGAACCTGTCCACCGCGGAGATCGTGGACCAGGTGCGCACCGCGGCCGCGATGCTGCGCGACGGCGAAGTGCCCGGCGGCCCGGGCCGGCTGTCCAACGTGGTGTTCATGGGCATGGGCGAGCCGCTGGCGAACTACAAGCGGGTGATCTCCGCGGTGCGCCGCATCTGCGACCCCGCGCCGGAGGGGCTGGGCCTGTCGCAGCGTTCGGTGACGGTCTCCACCGTGGGCCTGGTGCCCGCGATCAAGCGGATGACCGAGGAGCAGCTGCACGTGACGCTGGCGGTGTCGCTGCACACCCCCGACGACGAGCTGCGGGACACGCTGGTGCCGGTGAACAACCGCTGGAAGGTCGCCGAAGTGCTGGAGGCGGCGCGCGGCTACGCCGACCACACCGGTCGCCGGGTGTCGATCGAGTACGCGCTGATCCGGGACATCAACGACCAGCCGTGGCGCGCGGACCTGCTGGGCAAGCTGCTGCACAAGCACCTCGGCCAGTTCGCGCACGTGAACCTGATCCCGCTGAACCCGACGCCGGGCAGCAAGTGGGACGCCTCGCCGAAGCCGGTGCAGCGCGAGTTCGTGCAGCGCGTCCGGGACGCGGGCGTGCCGTGCACCGTCCGCGACACCCGCGGCCAGGAGATCGCGGCGGCCTGCGGGCAGCTCGCCGCCGAGGCCTGA
- a CDS encoding beta-class carbonic anhydrase codes for MSVTDELLRNNEAYAAGFEGPLPLPPSKHVAVVACMDARLDVYRALGLREGETHVIRNAGGVITADEVRSLAISQRLLGTEEIVLVHHTDCGMLTFTDEEFAATLRQEVGAEPEWAAEAFADVAEDVRRSLRRILDDPFIPKKGSVRGFVFDVATGKLAEVR; via the coding sequence ATGTCGGTCACCGATGAACTGCTCCGCAACAACGAGGCCTACGCCGCGGGCTTCGAGGGCCCGCTCCCCCTGCCGCCGTCCAAGCACGTCGCCGTGGTGGCCTGCATGGACGCCCGGCTGGACGTCTACCGCGCGCTCGGCCTGCGCGAAGGCGAGACGCACGTGATCCGCAACGCGGGCGGGGTGATCACCGCGGACGAGGTCCGATCGCTCGCGATCAGCCAACGGCTGCTCGGCACCGAGGAGATCGTGCTCGTCCACCACACCGACTGCGGGATGCTGACGTTCACCGACGAGGAGTTCGCCGCCACCCTCCGGCAGGAGGTCGGGGCCGAACCGGAGTGGGCCGCGGAGGCGTTCGCCGACGTCGCCGAGGACGTCCGGCGTTCGTTGCGGCGGATCCTCGACGACCCGTTCATCCCCAAGAAGGGCTCGGTGCGCGGGTTCGTCTTCGACGTCGCCACCGGGAAGCTCGCCGAGGTGCGCTGA
- a CDS encoding DUF2631 domain-containing protein, with the protein MASTELDTKPSQAIDPADEPSVEWGWHGGFPKGTQIAGWFTVFALLIMLVGNHQGILSGGHAFKTEDIWLIGIAVIVAIGLLADLRRRRKGFRR; encoded by the coding sequence GTGGCGAGCACGGAACTGGACACCAAGCCCAGTCAGGCCATCGACCCGGCAGACGAGCCGTCGGTCGAGTGGGGCTGGCACGGCGGGTTTCCCAAGGGCACCCAGATCGCCGGCTGGTTCACCGTCTTCGCCCTGCTGATCATGCTGGTGGGCAACCACCAGGGCATCCTCAGCGGCGGCCACGCCTTCAAGACCGAGGACATCTGGCTGATCGGCATCGCCGTGATCGTCGCGATCGGCCTGCTGGCCGACCTGCGCCGCCGCCGCAAGGGCTTCCGCCGCTGA
- a CDS encoding GlsB/YeaQ/YmgE family stress response membrane protein: MGIIGWIVLGLIVGAIAKLIMPGKDPGGILVTLLLGVVGAFVGGLIGNWVFHVGLGSFWSWRTWLLAIVGAIIVLGIYRLIVSRTGKAAKGG, translated from the coding sequence ATGGGCATCATCGGATGGATCGTTCTCGGGCTCATCGTGGGCGCCATCGCCAAATTGATCATGCCGGGCAAGGATCCGGGCGGGATCCTCGTCACCTTGCTGCTGGGCGTGGTCGGGGCTTTCGTCGGTGGCCTGATCGGGAACTGGGTGTTCCACGTCGGACTGGGCAGCTTCTGGTCGTGGCGGACGTGGCTGCTGGCCATCGTGGGCGCGATCATCGTGCTGGGCATCTACCGGTTGATCGTCAGCAGGACCGGGAAGGCCGCCAAGGGGGGCTAG